Genomic DNA from Acipenser ruthenus chromosome 4, fAciRut3.2 maternal haplotype, whole genome shotgun sequence:
TTAAAGTAAGGCATTTTAAAACAGTGCACAGCTATTCAGTCTGCTTTCCGGTGGGATCTATAATTAGAAAAGAGCaagtaaagaaactgaaaacatcccTGTATTACCAGGAGCTGTTGTTAACTCTGACAACTGGGCAGGAATCGGTAGTTACTGAAGCGTCTTTTCGAATTATATGGATTTTACTCAAACATAAGAAAGCTTTAAGTGAGGCGGAAATCATAAAGGAGTGCTTCATTGAATCTGCTAAAATTCTTTACACTAACTttccaaacaaagaaaacatactgAATCAGTCTCGTGCAGCTATTGGACAGTACAGCTACAAGGCGATGCAAAGTTCTTGGTTTTGATGTATTTGAACAGCTGATAACTGACTTGAACGAGGCGCCTTGCTTCAGTATAGCACTGGATGAAACAACCGATGTCCAAAATATTGCACAGCTACTTGTATGGGTATGTTTTCCAAAACAGTCAGATGGTGTGTTTTGGGAGGAGATGCTCTGTTTACTGCCTCTTGAAGGCCACACTCGGGGGCGAGATGTATGTGAGAAGCGAGTTTCTCAGTCACTGAGATGCAAAGTATAACGATATCATTCTGCACAGTGAGATTCGTTGGTTGTCTCATGGACGTGTACTTGAGCGTTTTTTGTCTTTGCTTCCAGTAGTTTGGGATTTTTTAACCGAGcatgacaaaaacaaagcaaagtttTCTGACCCTAACTGGATATTAAAACTAGCTTTCCTCACAGATATGACTGGGCATTTAAGCACCCTGAATATCTCCCTGCAAGGAAAATGTAAAATGGTGAGTGACATGCTGCAGTGTGTGCTTTCCTTCCAAAGCAAAGTGGGGCTTTTGATCAGTGACTTGCAAAGCGCAGAgttcacacaccatttccccAAACTTGCGTGCATCACCACTGAACGACCTGAGCTGAAGGATCATTACAGACCTGACGTATTTGTGACGTACATGACTCAAATTAGGGAGAGGTTTGAAGCATGATTTGGTGACTTTTGCAATACGAAGGTTTTGTTCGATCTTTTGCAAAATCCTTTTGTTGTACCAGTGAGAGCCACCTCTACTGAACTGGCACAAATGGGGGCAGCAACTGCCAATTCAGACTGAACTTTTGAAATCAAGCTGACTGACATGCAAGCGATACATTCAACATGCTCCATGCCTGAATTCTGGTTTAAAGTACCTCAAGAAAAAATACCCCACATTGGTATCCTGTGCTTTTAAGGGACTGTCCATGTTTGGTAGCACATATATGTGTGAAGCCAGCTTTTCGGCAATGAACTCAATAAAGAACAAGCACCGTAACAGACTGAGACATTGTTTGCGCGCCGCAACCACCTCCTACGAACCACGTTATCAGAATATTACAAGCAAGTTCACTCGTTTCCGAAGTTCCAACGAGTAAAGGTAAGTTAAAAACATATTCCATTTTTAATGTTTGGGGATAATGGAGTTATAATATGTCTATGTGGCCCGCCAATGATCGCAGAGTTACTTAtgtcaggggcgtagctaggattagatttttactgaggcaaataaataaataaataaataaaataaaataaaaaataaataaaaaagttgaacaaacctcttgcagatcctgttcatgttacaatggtaaaagttatcatcttataaagcctggagactttttgcaaactgcaaagcaatattaagtcccttggatgatggTGTTAATGTTAAcatttgatgacccatattatttcaaagattgaaacgaattgtctcccagcaaaaccacagcaacctaaaatgaccatattcacactgtcagaaatatgtgattttaaaaggacaagaatataacatcaatattaataagtagatgggttcatacctgtATTGACTTGCATTtcgttcactgctacttaagttgccttacactgctgggactggtaactgctgctgactggtaagactggtgctgacactgtgactggtgctgacactgatgtgactgctgctgacactgggactggtgctgacactgctactggtgctgacactgggactggtgttgacactgctgggactggtgctgacactgctgggactggtgctgacactgctgggactggtgctgacactgctgggactggtgctgacactactgggactggtgctgacactgctgggactggtgctgacaccgtgactggtgctgacactgtgactggtgctgacactgggactggtgctgacactgctgggactggtgctgacactgctgggactggtgccgacactgctgggactggtgccgacactgctgggactggtgctgacaccgtgactggtgctgacactgctgggactggtgctgacactgctgggactggtgctgacactactgggactggtgctgacactgctgggactggtgctgacaccgtgactggtgctgacactgctgggactggtgctgacactgctgggactggtgctgacactactgggactggtgctgacactgctgggactggtgctgacaccgtgactggtgctgacactgggactggtgctgatactactgggactggtgctgacactgctgggactggtgctgacaccgtgactggtgctgacactgtgactggtgctgacactgggactggtgctgacactgctgggactggtgctgacactgctgggactggtgccgacactgctgggactggtgccgacactgctgggactggtgctgacactgctgggactggtgcggacactgggactggtgctgacactgctgggactggggctgacactgctgggactggtgccgacactgctggggctggtgccgACACtcggactggtgctgacactgtgacttgtgctgacactgctgggactggtgctgacactgggactgatgctgacactgctgggactggtgctgacactgctgggactggtactgacactgctgggactggtgctaaCACTgggactgatgctgacactgctgggactggtgctgttcgtgtacaatatttgtatgactatattactttgacaaggtattcaccaaaaataataataataataataataataataataataataataataataataataataataataatgatgttccCACCTCAGAACGCTAGATCTCCTTTGAACgtttacacagtttctcactcaattctaatattcttttgtcaatataaatcgacgataggaagtagtacagtacttcgcAGAGGTCCtggtgctgcctagcgcacaggccgggtcaTTATAGATTCAAATACACAGCTACTATGCTATAAAACGCTATGCTATGgcaggtagggtgatacttggatgagctgactgtccagttaaagtgacgagaaaaaaaaaaaaaaacaccatacagccagctatcccggtttagctacacatttaatgtcatcataaaaacaggtactttgatttttgctgtgctggcgttAAACATTCTacatgggggaaaaataaataaataaatgatttatcaaaacgtattgcagctaaacatcacattgcacaggggaataacaacaatataaatgataaattcactttgattcttaccaagagttggcttctttagaaagaaataatgtaattggttgtttttttctccgtttcatgttattgctgcactgtaaaccagagtacagagtaacttgggaaactgacttatgagaaacgtctttgtggcgCGAATGTGACATATACCCCTgtgtctgtacagcccgagatcacaagaatgtgaagaaattaaaaataatattttatatatctcaattttacactcttaaaaaaacGTGGGtacgttttggtttttttatctttttttttcgtcttcacaattaagaattgagcCGATTTTTACCAAGGCGGCCGCCTCGGCTGCCTCAATGGATGCTACGCGTCTGTATTTGGCCCTCCACAACGCTGAATTAAGGTTTGCTCCTACATCCGTGTGTAAAGCATACTGCGAATTAGAATATATTTTCTATTGGATCCGTTGAGACGGTTAGTTGATCTGGAGGattggtgagtgagtgagtgagtgacagAACTTCCAGTTTACGTTTAAAAGCAATAATTTAGAGAAAGCCAGCATAAAAGATTCTAAGGCCGCAAGCAGCTTTTATAAAAACATGTAGAAATGTCTCTTTGTAACGAACTGATGTACCACGGTACAAGATCCTGCTCGGAACATTTTGAACCCAGtctcagaatattttttttttcgtaaTTAATTTCTGGTAAGTTCATACAAGCCTGTAGTTTTATGGAATCAATAGGATAAAACGAAGCCGAGATGTAATGAATACTGTAGATGTTAGAATTCTGACACGATTAGTATTTTTACTGCAGTACAGTGGTGAAACAAGATATGAATTATCTTCCTAGAGAAATAATGTGAGTAATGAAATTGAATGTCCTGAAGGTTACCGTTTGAATTGTTCCTGGAGGATTAGCTGTATGACATGTAGAGAAAGCAAGCATACAGAATGGAAATAAGCGTCATTAAGCAGGATTCTTTTTGCAGATTTCACatttgtgcattttcttttttcattaacaATAATAACTAAATTCTGATAAGGTAGTCTCCACGTATAGAACACCTTGTGGTAAATGCATCACCCAAAAGAACACCCCCTGGCACTGCGTCAAAGtgaaattcaaatggtttattcaatcttttcaaatgtgactcatTGCGAaggtgtcttgaggcacactgattggtttattaaatctttccagaaccgccatcaCATCATTAACCCCTTTTGTGTTCTGAGTaccacaagtgcacctcatcactaTGAAATGGCATGtaacaaatggcaaaatgcgcAGTTGTTTCTCTTGCTACGAAAAGTTGGAAGTTGTTTGAGGTCCTGAAAAAACCTGAGTGTATCTTCTtccaattatttaacattaagaaCGTCAAGACAgaacagctgtcatgtggtttcaagatttctttttttcacgCAGCAACGGTGTGCTACAAGCTAAATCaatattgttaaaggcacagtagcatctatAATATGGGCGGATTGGGTTTTTTCAGCCAGGCGGCAACAGCCAATTTGCCGGGCAGCCCGTCCGACTGAAAAGGCCAGGGGAGAACCCTGTGTTGGTCAGCTCGGTCTTAAAGAAcgcttcggctaagagaacacttagTTTGCTTCTCGAGGGGGGATCTCTTAGCATGAGACTACTGTAATAACGATGCCCTTCCCCCACAAGAGGACTGAGTGAGCATTGCCAAAGGAGCAGTTCAAATGTGGAAGTACACATGTGGCGTTTGGAAAGACTGACTTGTAAAAGatgatgttatgttgtgatcCTGTGCTAGGATAACAACGATGaaacaatttaatttatttcttcTGTGCTCCTGTTGTGTGTAATTGCTCTCACATTTGGCTACGCCCATGGCATTGATGCGCACCTGATGATGCATTGGAAATGCGTCACAGGGCTGTGTCATGAACAAGATGTCGTAGTCCTGAACTTAATGTCATGCATTTCAAGGAGAAGTAACACTGACTAAATCTAAATTCCTACCTTGTGAATTCTTTTTTTGCCGAATCCTTGAACTGGGTCTACGAATGGAAGAGTCAAATCCATAATGCGAAGGTAAGGGACAACATCGATACAACCGACGGGGATACATAACCAACCAAATGACGAACAGTAATTTGAAAGCATGGCAGATCTGAGTTTGCgaaataggtttatataccttataggtgTATGGGAACTTGCCAgtaattggcttgtagattgaccaatgaatgTATGTACTAGGCacttgtattaatgatactatagatttcctgcctgaaagcCTAGCAAGCTTTCTAAAaagacaatcaatcaatcaatcaatctttattttatataatgcctttcatagtggaccaccatcacaaagtgctttacaagatacagtaaaaaacaatgcataatacattaaatacagtgaaaaacaaagcataatacattaaatacaaggccaggatgtgaattctaaaacattgtggatgcgtatgtcatatagaatcataagaAGATACAGTGAAAGATCAGAAATAGCAAAGATACAACAGCTAATATCAGCTTCATATCAatcaacatttttttgttttgttttgggagaGTAATATTTGAATATAGATCTATTAAGAAATACAAACAACTCTGTAGGCAGAGAGAAGAATACTACAGCAATCATTCaaccatttacagtatttaaattatgattttttaattttgttattaatattaattattattattatttatttcttagcagacgcccttatccagggcgacttacaatcgcaagcaaatacattcaagtgttacaatataagtcatacaataagaacaagaaatacaataattctcaagtgtgacaaaccacaattcaataatacagcagataatagtgaaagttacatcaggatatgattaaatagtgatagttacatcaggatatgattaagtacaaaatactacagattaaacacttggcagattacaatattctgaggtacaggattaaatgcagtaaaatagggggcagataagagcaaaataaagcatatttaaatgaagggtgatagtgtcccaggatacaacagaggagttctacaggtgctgtttgaagaggtgagtcttaaggaggcgccggaatgtggtcagggactgggcagtcctgacatctgtaggaaggtcgttccaccactgcggagcaagggtggagaaggagcgggctcgggaggcaggggagcgtagcggaggtggagccagtcttctagtgcaggcggagcggagaggtcgagtgggggtgtagggagagatgagggtctggaggtagctgggtgcagtctgatcaaggcatctgtaggctagtacaagagtcttgaactggatgcgagcggtgatcgggagccagtggagcgagcggagtagtggagtagcgtgggcgaagcgaggtagagagaacaccaggcgagcagcagagttctggatgagctggagcggacgggtggcggacgcagggaggccagccaggagggagttgcagtagtctaggcgggagagtaccagggcctggaccaggagctgggtagcatagttggtgaggaagggtcggattcttcggatgttgctcaggaagaatctgcaagtgcgtgccagagtggagatgtgctgggaataagagaggcaggggtccagggtgactccaaggttcttagctgaggaagagggagagagtgtggtagattccagaggaacagagatagagagatcagaggagggggaggaggagggaaagaaaaggaggtcagatttagataggttgagtttgaggtgatgcgagtgcatccaggaggaaatagcagacagacaggtagagatacgggaggagatggtggagtcagaggtggggaaggagaggaaaatctgagcatcatcagcatagaaatggtatgagaaaccataggatgcgatgagggggcccagggagcgggtgtagagagagaacaggagaggacccaagactgacccttgggggactccagttaagagagggtgaggtgtggaggttgctccacgccaggttacctggtaagtgcggttggagaggtaggaggagaaccaggccagagcagtgccagagatccccaggtcagcaagagatgatagtagaatagagtgatcaacagtgtcaaaggcagcagagaggtcgaggagaattaggacagaggagagagaggcagctcgggcacacttaagtgagttggtgacagacaggagggcggtttcagtagagtgagcagagcggaagccagattggagagggtcaagcagagagtggttggacaggaaagcagagagctggcggtgtacagtccgctcgagggttttggagaggaagggtaggagggagacaggacggtagctctggagggaggtggggtcgagggtaggttttttgaggaggggagtgatagaggcttttttgaaggcagaggggaagatgccagaaagtagagaggtgttgaggagggaggagatgaaggggagtagagcaggagcagcagcttgaaagaggtgagtggggagggggtccaaggcacacgtggtgggtttgtgaccctggagcagggaggagaggtcagagtctgagaggggcaagaaggtggagagggagggcgagttagtaggggatgtagtgggtgtaagggttggagcaggagggggtgcgggggagggagaggtgttaaagagtttgcggatatctgagattttagaagagaagaaggaggcaaagtcgtcaggggagatagaggagggaggaggagggggggagggtttaggagggaggagaaggtagagaatagtttacgtgggttgttagtggaggcttggattacagattggaaataaacacatttagcagaggagagagtagaggagaaggaggagaggagagtgcggtaaaggtctagggcagcagggagtttggttctcttccatttcttttcagcagatcgcagtgtgattcttgccgagcggagcacagaggagagccagggatggggaggggaggggcgagcaggtcgggaggtgaggggacagagggagtcgagggaggaggtgagtgaggagaagagggtggaggtagcagagtctacggagagttgtgaaaaggagtcgataggagggaggtgagagagagcagtggaggcaaggacagagggggagagagagcggaggttacggcgagaggtgacagtgggggtaggaggagcagggagaggggggagagacagagaaaaagagatgaaatagtgatcagagaggtccaggggggtgacagagaggttggaggggcagcaggccctggagaaggtgaggtccagttgacggccagctttgtgggtaggaggggacggagagagaccgaacaggacagtcggggtagacagagaggggagggaggagagtagatagtcgagttcatccagaaagtgagtgagaggcccaggggggcggtacagaacaatgaggtACAGTACATAAGTCCCCTGAGCAATAACACATCAGGTTTACCATTACCATAGGACATCTGAAACAAAGGGTTCAGAACACCCTACTCATCTTAAGTTAAAATTAGATTTTAACGTAACAACTGAGCTGGCTGTAAACCCATTCCATGGAAGTTGTGCTTGTTCTACCCCAAGAGAAGTCTTTACAGCT
This window encodes:
- the LOC131737046 gene encoding uncharacterized protein LOC131737046, with the translated sequence MHSHHLKLNLSKSDLLFFPSSSPSSDLSISVPLESTTLSPSSSAKNLGVTLDPCLSYSQHISTLARTCRFFLSNIRRIRPFLTNYATQLLVQALVLSRLDYCNSLLAGLPASATRPLQLIQNSAARLVFSLPRFAHATPLLRSLHWLPITARIQFKTLVLAYRCLDQTAPSYLQTLISPYTPTRPLRSACTRRLAPPPLRSPASRARSFSTLAPQWWNDLPTDVRTAQSLTTFRRLLKTHLFKQHL